The following are from one region of the Salvia hispanica cultivar TCC Black 2014 chromosome 1, UniMelb_Shisp_WGS_1.0, whole genome shotgun sequence genome:
- the LOC125186947 gene encoding inositol-3-phosphate synthase yields the protein MFIESFKVDSPNVNYTDTEIHSVYSYDTTELVHENKNGSYQWTVKPKTVQYEFKTDARVPKLGVMLVGWGGNNGSTLTAGVIANREGISWATKDKVQQANYFGSLTQASSIRVGSFNGEEIYAPFKSLLPMVNPDDIVFGGWDISDMNLGDAMGRAKVLDIDLQRQLRPYMEHMVPLPGIYDADFIAANQGARANNLIKGTKKEQVQQLIKDIREFKEKNKVDRVVVLWTANTERYSNVVVGLNDTTENLMASLERNESEISPSTLFGIACVLENVPFINGSPQNTFVPGLIELAISRNSLIGGDDFKSGQTKMKSALVDFLVGAGIKPTSIVSYNHLGNNDGMNLSAPQTFRSKEISKSNVVDDMVASNGILYEPGEHPDHVVVIKYVPYVGDSKRAMDEYTSEIFLGGKSTIVMHNTCEDSLLAAPIILDLVLHYSIKENITSRRKKRKSKAAVCII from the exons ATGTTTATCGAGAGCTTCAAAGTCGACAGCCCCAACGTGAATTACACAGACACTGAGATTCACTCTGTCTACAGCTACGACACCACCGAGCTCGTTCACGAGAACAAAAATGGCTCCTACCAGTGGACCGTCAAGCCCAAAACTGTTCAATACGAGTTCAAAACCGACGCTCGTGTCCCTAAATTAgg GGTTATGCTTGTTGGGTGGGGAGGGAACAACGGCTCAACTCTGACTGCTGGCGTCATCGCTAATCGCGA GGGGATTTCGTGGGCGACGAAGGATAAGGTGCAGCAGGCTAACTATTTCGGGTCACTGACCCAGGCTTCGTCTATCCGGGTCGGGTCATTCAATGGGGAAGAGATTTATGCTCCATTCAAAAGCTTGCTCCCAATG GTGAACCCGGACGACATCGTTTTTGGGGGATGGGACATAAGCGACATGAATTTGGGGGATGCAATGGGGAGAGCTAAAGTGCTAGACATTGATCTTCAAAGGCAGCTCCGGCCCTACATGGAGCACATGGTCCCGCTCCCGGGGATCTACGATGCGGATTTCATCGCAGCCAATCAGGGGGCGCGTGCCAACAACTTGATCAAGGGGACCAAGAAGGAGCAAGTTCAGCAACTCATCAAAGACATTAGGGAGTTCAAGGAGAAGAACAAGGTTGACAGGGTGGTGGTGCTGTGGACCGCCAACACCGAGAGGTACAGCAACGTGGTTGTCGGCCTCAACGACACGACTGAGAATTTGATGGCCTCGTTGGAGAGGAATGAATCCGAGATCTCCCCCTCCACCCTGTTTGGAATAGCTTGTGTTCTTGAGAATGTGCCTTTTATCAACGGGAGCCCGCAAAACACATTCGTCCCCGGGCTGATTGAGCTGGCTATTAGTAGGAACTCTTTGATTGGCGGAGATGATTTCAAGAGTGGACAGACTAAGATGAAATCTGCTCTAGTTGATTTCCTAGTTGGGGCTGGTATTAAG CCTACCTCAATAGTGAGTTACAATCACTTGGGAAACAACGACGGAATGAACCTCTCCGCCCCTCAAACCTTCCGCTCCAAGGAGATCTCAAAGAGCAACGTCGTGGATGACATGGTTGCTAGCAACGGCATCCTCTATGAGCCTGGCGAGCACCCTGATCATGTTGTTGTTATTAAG taTGTGCCATATGTGGGAGATAGTAAGAGGGCGATGGACGAGTACACGTCGGAGATCTTCTTGGGAGGCAAAAGCACCATAGTGATGCACAACACTTGTGAGGACTCTCTGCTCGCAGCTCCCATCATTCTAGACTTGGTCCTTCATTACTCCATAAAGGAAAATATAACATCGAGAcgtaaaaaaaggaaatcgAAGGCTGCGGTTTGTATCATATGA
- the LOC125186937 gene encoding uncharacterized protein LOC125186937: protein MKREIPNLQLKVSPHINSKIHTWKREYQTLSLILDRSGVGFNANNDFKIECNDEQWAQIVKADSNAKTMRNKSWPYWEDWKTVFGKDRGNGVGAEDVSHADDILHEKDATVADESEPIMTPYTLEDFFTEEQIEECVNCEAATEVLAGDSDTKSVRSPASTKKKSRKRKEEVLESMLEVMTKIHDDTSDRLQTLSSRIGYDFDLSAKRVEISKMLDEIPLLSKKHRFMALDILVKEPERLDLFTGFSLTDKYDYILHILEEKHGI, encoded by the exons ATGAAACGAGAGATACCAAACCTACAGCTGAAGGTTAGCCCACACATCAATTCGAAGATCCATACCTGGAAGCGCGAGTACCAAACTCTGTCGCTCATCCTAGACCGCAGCGGAGTCGGGTTCAACGCGAACAATGACTTCAAGATTGAGTGCAATGACGAACAATGGGCTCAAATTGTGAAG GCTGATAGCAATGCGAAGACCATGCGCAACAAGTCGTGGCCGTATTGGGAGGATTGGAAGACCGTCTTCGGGAAGGATCGAGGTAATGGCGTGGGCGCTGAGGATGTCAGTCATGCAGATGACATACTTCATGAGAAAGATGCCACGGTTGCTGACGAGTCAGAACCGATCATGACTCCTTACACACTAGAAGACTTCTTCACCGAGGAACAGATCGAGGAATGTGTCAATTGTGAAGCTGCGACGGAGGTACTTGCGGGGGATAGTGACACCAAAAGTGTGAGAAGTCCGGCCTCTACTAAGAAAAAAAGCCGCAAGAGGAAGGAGGAAGTGTTGGAGTCCATGCTGGAGGTAATGACGAAGATACACGACGATACTAGCGATCGTCTCCAGACATTATCATCACGCATCGGGTACGACTTTGATTTGAGCGCAAAGCGTGTTGAGATTAGCAAAATGCTTGACGAGATACCTCTTCTCTCAAAGAAGCACCGGTTCATGGCTTTAGACATTCTTGTTAAGGAGCCGGAGCGATTGGATCTGTTCACCGGCTTCTCCTTGACGGACAAGTATGACTACATCCTCCATATTTTGGAGGAGAAGCACGGGATATGA
- the LOC125212173 gene encoding 2,3-bisphosphoglycerate-dependent phosphoglycerate mutase 1-like isoform X1, with the protein MTAVATSALYQSFSSKVIDRYGSLSHSCKRFQELSIISPPDGFRGDHKGYVGERNGYRLARLHFSRSSSKCQATRLHPVSSVSSIKNHSYSSQTAENESVLILMRHGESMWNEKNLFTGCVDVPLTNRGVEEAIEAGKRISNFPLDIIYTSALIRAQMTTMLALTQHHCMKVPIIMHHDETEQARIWTQIYSEDTKKQSIPVIKAWQLNERMYGDLQGFNKQETAELYGKEQVYNWRRSYHVQPPNGESLEMCLGRAVAFFKDHIEPQLLRGRHVMVVAHANSLRSIIMYLDKLSSEEVINLELSTGVPMLYIYKEGHFIRRGSPHGSSEAGAYAYTESLAVYRQNLVETPNSHEKISA; encoded by the exons ATGACTGCTGTGGCTACTAGTGCTCTTTATCAATCCTTCAGCTCAAAAGTGATAGATAGATATGGTTCCCTTTCTCATTCTTGCAAGAGATTTCAAGAATTATCCATTATATCACCTCCAGATGGTTTTCGGGGCGATCACAAGGGCTATGTAGGAGAAAGGAATGGCTATAGACTAGCTAGATTGCACTTTTCCCGTTCATCATCAAAATGCCAGGCAACACGGCTGCATCCTGTTTCGTCCGTTTCCTCTATCAAGAATCATTCGTATAGTTCTCAGACTGCAGAGA ACGAGTCTGTTTTGATATTGATGCGGCATGGAGAGTCAATGTGGAACGAGAAGAATCTTTTCACTGGCTGTGTTGATGTCCCCTTGACGAATAGAGGAGTGGAAGAAGCAATCGAAGCTGGGAAGAGAATTAGCAACTTTCCTTTGGACATAATCTACACATCAGCATTGATCCGTGCTCAAATGACAACTATGCTTGCCCTCACACAGCACCACTGCATGAAG GTTCCTATAATTATGCATCATGACGAGACTGAACAAGCAAGGATATGGACCCAAATTTATAGTGAAGACACTAAGAAGCAATCTATTCCCGTCATCAAAGCATGGCAACTGAACGAGAGAAT GTATGGGGACCTACAAGGTTTCAATAAGCAGGAGACAGCTGAATTGTATGGGAAGGAGCAAGTCTACAACTGGCGCAGAAGTTATCATGTTCAGCCACCAAATGGGGAGAGCCTAGAAATGTGCTTAGGGAGAGCTGTTGCCTTCTTCAAAGATCAT ATTGAGCCTCAGCTTTTGAGGGGTAGACATGTGATGGTCGTAGCTCATGCAAATTCACTGAGGTCTATAATTATGTATCTTGATAAGCTGAGTTCGGAAGAG GTTATAAATTTAGAGCTCTCAACCGGTGTGCCTATGCtctacatatataaagaggGACACTTCATAAGGAGAGGAAGTCCTCATGGATCTTCTGAAGCTGGAGCCTATGCTTATACAGAG AGCTTGGCCGTGTATCGACAAAACTTAGTCGAAACGCCCAATAGTCATGAGAAGATATCTGCATAA
- the LOC125212173 gene encoding 2,3-bisphosphoglycerate-dependent phosphoglycerate mutase 1-like isoform X2, producing the protein MRHGESMWNEKNLFTGCVDVPLTNRGVEEAIEAGKRISNFPLDIIYTSALIRAQMTTMLALTQHHCMKVPIIMHHDETEQARIWTQIYSEDTKKQSIPVIKAWQLNERMYGDLQGFNKQETAELYGKEQVYNWRRSYHVQPPNGESLEMCLGRAVAFFKDHIEPQLLRGRHVMVVAHANSLRSIIMYLDKLSSEEVINLELSTGVPMLYIYKEGHFIRRGSPHGSSEAGAYAYTESLAVYRQNLVETPNSHEKISA; encoded by the exons ATGCGGCATGGAGAGTCAATGTGGAACGAGAAGAATCTTTTCACTGGCTGTGTTGATGTCCCCTTGACGAATAGAGGAGTGGAAGAAGCAATCGAAGCTGGGAAGAGAATTAGCAACTTTCCTTTGGACATAATCTACACATCAGCATTGATCCGTGCTCAAATGACAACTATGCTTGCCCTCACACAGCACCACTGCATGAAG GTTCCTATAATTATGCATCATGACGAGACTGAACAAGCAAGGATATGGACCCAAATTTATAGTGAAGACACTAAGAAGCAATCTATTCCCGTCATCAAAGCATGGCAACTGAACGAGAGAAT GTATGGGGACCTACAAGGTTTCAATAAGCAGGAGACAGCTGAATTGTATGGGAAGGAGCAAGTCTACAACTGGCGCAGAAGTTATCATGTTCAGCCACCAAATGGGGAGAGCCTAGAAATGTGCTTAGGGAGAGCTGTTGCCTTCTTCAAAGATCAT ATTGAGCCTCAGCTTTTGAGGGGTAGACATGTGATGGTCGTAGCTCATGCAAATTCACTGAGGTCTATAATTATGTATCTTGATAAGCTGAGTTCGGAAGAG GTTATAAATTTAGAGCTCTCAACCGGTGTGCCTATGCtctacatatataaagaggGACACTTCATAAGGAGAGGAAGTCCTCATGGATCTTCTGAAGCTGGAGCCTATGCTTATACAGAG AGCTTGGCCGTGTATCGACAAAACTTAGTCGAAACGCCCAATAGTCATGAGAAGATATCTGCATAA
- the LOC125208754 gene encoding protein FAR1-RELATED SEQUENCE 9-like isoform X1: MYGHRQFWVPAYFRDLPMGCLLKTTSISESENSFFKRFSRPHFNLVEFMLQYGNALDAQCNQTTRLDYIDSTNVPSPLTELPFEMHAATIYTDSIFKKIQVEIVEASKNCMMIYMSVETNIRVYKVTDRGHRTWTVTNNAEYDLYECQCKLYQRYGILCRHIFFVFKNNDVQLIPEIYIGKRWLKKPLLISVHGSSTSTFQDQTDFFYDDKHNAINKLHTTYYRLVQRVEGSIADINVVIATIEDVENQLFGDGSYVMSVLEKKKSFEELYGVVRPDVIHAHPPNVVKCKGSGSRLPSKMEAAKKAAAKPPRRCGKCHKMVSHDSRNCGKEKSKK; the protein is encoded by the exons ATGTATGGTCATAGACAGTTTTGGGTCCCCGCTTATTTTAGAGATCTACCGATGGGTTGTTTGTTGAAGACAACTTCTATATCTGAATCAGAGAATAGTTTCTTCAAACGTTTTTCCAGGCCTCACTTTAATCTGGTGGAATTTATGTTGCAGTATGGTAATGCGTTGGATGCACAATGTAACCAAACAACCAGGCTTGACTATATTGATTCTACGAATGTTCCAAGTCCTCTCACAGAGTTACCATTTGAGATGCATGCTGCCACGATCTACACGgatagtatttttaaaaagatacaGGTAGAAATTGTTGAAGCATCTAAAAATTGCATGATGATCTACATGTCTGTTGAAACAAACATTCGCGTTTATAAAGTAACTGACCGGGGCCATAGGACTTGGACTGTTACGAACAACGCTGAGTATGATTTGTACGAGTGTCAATGCAAGCTGTATCAGAGGTATGGGATTCTGTGTCGtcacatattttttgttttcaagaaTAATGATGTGCAATTGATACCTGAAATTTATATTGGAAAGAGGTGGCTGAAGAAACCTCTTTTAATATCTGTGCATGGTTCTTCTACCTCAACTTTTCAGGATCAGACAG ATTTCTTTTACGATGACAAGCATAATGCCATCAACAAACTGCACACAACATATTACAGATTAGTACAGAGAGTTGAGGGCAGCATTGCTGATATTAATGTAGTTATAGCAACGATTGAGGATGTTGAAAATCAGCTTTTTGGTGATGGTTCTTATGTGATGTCCGTGttggagaaaaagaagagcTTTGAGGAATTGTATGGTGTTGTGAGGCCTGATGTTATACATGCTCATCCACCAAATGTGGTAAAGTGTAAAGGATCTGGATCCAGGTTGCCTTCTAAGATGGAGGCGGCGAAGAAGGCAGCAGCTAAACCTCCTAGGCGATGTGGGAAATGCCATAAAATGGTTAGTCATGATTCAAGGAACTGTGGCAAAGAGAAgagtaaaaaatag
- the LOC125208754 gene encoding protein FAR1-RELATED SEQUENCE 9-like isoform X2, with the protein MYGHRQFWVPAYFRDLPMGCLLKTTSISESENSFFKRFSRPHFNLVEFMLQYGNALDAQCNQTTRLDYIDSTNVPSPLTELPFEMHAATIYTDSIFKKIQVEIVEASKNCMMIYMSVETNIRVYKVTDRGHRTWTVTNNAEYDLYECQCKLYQRYGILCRHIFFVFKNNDVQLIPEIYIGKRWLKKPLLISVHGSSTSTFQDQTDFFYDDKHNAINKLHTTYYRLVQRVEGSIADINVVIATIEDVENQLFGDGSYVMSVLEKKKSFEELYGVVRPDVIHAHPPNVVKCKGSGSRLPSKMEAAKKAAAKPPRRCGKCHKMGLVDSRRR; encoded by the exons ATGTATGGTCATAGACAGTTTTGGGTCCCCGCTTATTTTAGAGATCTACCGATGGGTTGTTTGTTGAAGACAACTTCTATATCTGAATCAGAGAATAGTTTCTTCAAACGTTTTTCCAGGCCTCACTTTAATCTGGTGGAATTTATGTTGCAGTATGGTAATGCGTTGGATGCACAATGTAACCAAACAACCAGGCTTGACTATATTGATTCTACGAATGTTCCAAGTCCTCTCACAGAGTTACCATTTGAGATGCATGCTGCCACGATCTACACGgatagtatttttaaaaagatacaGGTAGAAATTGTTGAAGCATCTAAAAATTGCATGATGATCTACATGTCTGTTGAAACAAACATTCGCGTTTATAAAGTAACTGACCGGGGCCATAGGACTTGGACTGTTACGAACAACGCTGAGTATGATTTGTACGAGTGTCAATGCAAGCTGTATCAGAGGTATGGGATTCTGTGTCGtcacatattttttgttttcaagaaTAATGATGTGCAATTGATACCTGAAATTTATATTGGAAAGAGGTGGCTGAAGAAACCTCTTTTAATATCTGTGCATGGTTCTTCTACCTCAACTTTTCAGGATCAGACAG ATTTCTTTTACGATGACAAGCATAATGCCATCAACAAACTGCACACAACATATTACAGATTAGTACAGAGAGTTGAGGGCAGCATTGCTGATATTAATGTAGTTATAGCAACGATTGAGGATGTTGAAAATCAGCTTTTTGGTGATGGTTCTTATGTGATGTCCGTGttggagaaaaagaagagcTTTGAGGAATTGTATGGTGTTGTGAGGCCTGATGTTATACATGCTCATCCACCAAATGTGGTAAAGTGTAAAGGATCTGGATCCAGGTTGCCTTCTAAGATGGAGGCGGCGAAGAAGGCAGCAGCTAAACCTCCTAGGCGATGTGGGAAATGCCATAAAATG GGTTTGGTGGACAGTCGGAGAAGATGA
- the LOC125202133 gene encoding protein DOWNSTREAM OF FLC-like, which translates to MSRFLVVLLAVCVVPAMVSARLVSEPFHLQGYVYCDTCRCGYETDATEYMDGATVRIECRGKDSDKITFTTEAETGQDGRWSVDVASDRGDDICDAVLVKSKNSECATPNAGRDRARVILTRNNGMTSNIRYANNMGFLKRTPLANCHQILQKYQETEEDI; encoded by the exons ATGTCGAGATTTTTGGTGGTGCTTTTAGCTGTATGCGTCGTTCCGGCGATGGTGAGTGCTCGTTTGGTGAGCGAGCCGTTCCATTTGCAGGGATATGTCTACTGCGACACCTGCCGCTGCGGCTACGAGACCGATGCCACTGAGTATATGGACG GCGCCACCGTGAGAATCGAGTGCCGCGGCAAGGATTCCGACAAGATCACCTTCACCACGGAGGCCGAGACAGGGCAGGATGGGCGTTGGTCCGTGGACGTAGCGAGCGACCGCGGCGACGACATATGTGACGCCGTCCTAGTGAAGAGCAAAAACTCTGAGTGCGCCACCCCTAATGCCGGCCGCGACCGCGCCCGTGTGATCCTCACCCGCAACAATGGAATGACTTCCAACATTCGTTATGCCAACAACATGGGATTCCTCAAGAGGACGCCATTGGCCAACTGCCACCAAATCCTCCAGAAATACCAAGAAACAGAGGAGGATATTTGA